In Belonocnema kinseyi isolate 2016_QV_RU_SX_M_011 chromosome 4, B_treatae_v1, whole genome shotgun sequence, a single window of DNA contains:
- the LOC117170524 gene encoding lipase 3-like has protein sequence MLQKFFESVGHVEVLPASPLLRVFTKKFCEDISFTKPLCFMVISSVSGQDVAGQNTSILAGLLPYFPAGCSTKQLLHFGFGFENPNTFRQYDYGVAKNLLKYKSVTPPEYPLEKVTVPVAIYHGTNDFLVDPKDIALLENKLKNIVRVSICNASLNHFDFNYGSNIRMEAYNDALKLMEGY, from the exons ATGTTACAGAAATTTTTTGAGTCGGTCGGGCACGTTGAAGTCTTGCCTGCATCACCGTTATTAAGAGTCTTCACAAAGAAATTCTGCGAAGATATATCTTTCACGAAGCCGCTTTGTTTTATGGTAATTTCTTCGGTTAGTGGGCAAGATGTGGCTGGACAAAACACG agtaTTTTGGCTGGGTTGTTACCTTATTTTCCTGCTGGATGCTCTACGAAGCAGTTGCTTCATTTTGGATTTGGATTTGAAAACCCCA ATACTTTTCGCCAATACGACTATGGAGTagccaaaaatttattaaaatataaatcagtaACCCCTCCGGAATATCCCCTGGAAAAGGTTACAGTGCCTGTAGCCATTTACCATGGAACTAACGACTTCTTAGTTGACCCAAAG gaCATCGCTTTGCTTGAAAacaaactgaaaaatattgttcGAGTTTCAATCTGCAACGCaagtttaaatcattttgatttcAATTATGGGAGCAACATACGTATGGAAGCATACAATGATGCTCTAAAATTGATGGAAGGGTactaa